The following are encoded in a window of Rosa chinensis cultivar Old Blush chromosome 4, RchiOBHm-V2, whole genome shotgun sequence genomic DNA:
- the LOC112200020 gene encoding thioredoxin H2 → MGSNFSNHSIVDDSDGSSHGKKSRIMSFHSKDQWKTHFTASKQTNKLIVIDFTATWCGPCRSMEPALKEYADKYTDVEFVKLDVDELPDVAMEFGVQAMPSFLFIKKGEVIDRVVGARKEELQRKIEKHRN, encoded by the exons ATGGGAAGCAACTTCTCTAACCACAGCATTGTTGACGACTCGGATGGATCATCACATGGAAAGAAGTCTCGCATCATGTCCTTCCATTCCAAGGATCAATGGAAGACCCACTTCACTGCCTCTAAGCAAACTAACAAGCTG ATTGTGATTGATTTCACGGCAACATGGTGCGGACCTTGTCGATCGATGGAGCCAGCCTTGAAAGAGTATGCTGATAAGTACACCGACGTCGAGTTTGTGAAGCTTGATGTGGACGAGTTACCG GATGTGGCGATGGAGTTTGGGGTGCAGGCAATGCCTTCCTTTCTGTTTATTAAGAAAGGAGAAGTGATTGATAGAGTTGTCGGGGCCAGGAAGGAGGAACTCCAGAGGAAGATTGAGAAACACAGGAATTGA